One Epinephelus fuscoguttatus linkage group LG16, E.fuscoguttatus.final_Chr_v1 genomic window, ATCTACATAAGAATCTCTAACAGTATCATTGGTTTGCACCAAATTTATTTCGGACCTCCAGCATAAACCAAAGTCCCAACGTTAATAACACCATGAAAGCGGTTATTAATTAGTTTGTTTCTAAGGAGAAAGCACTCCTTCAAATTCATTTAACTTGTTTAATAGGGGATTTCAAAGGGATGAATATTTATCTTTTCGAATTAATGGAAATAAGTGTTTGAAGTGTTTAATGGGCAAATTAAGGATTAATTAAGGGTAACCTATCCTAAGGGGTTGCACCAAGCACATGTGGAATGAATCTACACTGAAGGTCAAGTTATAGTTCAGTCAAGACAAAGTCAAACAATTCatctcatttaaaacacaaatatcatAAGCTGTCACACTGTTGTTTCTAACGACTTTTTTTTGGTGCGCTCACCTCCTCCAGGATCTGCTCCAGTCGGCCCAGGATAACGGGCTCCACCTGTTCAAGAGACAACATCCACGCGGAgaactgctgctgctccagACTTACTACCCTGGACTGGAACTCCGAGGTCCGCACATGATCCACAATGCAAACTCCAAGGCACAGAACACATACTGCGATGCAAATCGTTACGCCCGACAAATCTCTCCAGTTTTTCCATAGCGGCGTTTTGGAAGGTTGCTGCTGCTCACCGTGAGTTTTCCTCTCCTCACCCGGTTTACCAGCGACTCCCCACTTCTGAACCTCGTCCATTTTACACCTCCACCTCTGGTTTTATCTAAAGCCTTATCTAACAGGTAAAGAAGGGCAGAAGAGGAACCCAAATGACCTTAAACGCTGGGGAGCTTTTGAGAGGGTGTATTTCTCTGTTGGCGAAAAAGTTTTGCAGgtatcttttttcttcttcaaactGTCGCGAAACTGTCCTGCTGCACCCAAATGAGTGATTAGTTCTAAGTTAGAATACGAGCCATTTTGTAGCCTACACTGTCATCAGTCGGTCAGTGATGTTCATGATTCACAGGAACGGACTCTTACTCCTCTGTGTTCCGCTCCGTTAGTCTCATTCACTGCTTCTCCTCTGAGCTACCCCACTAAATGCCGCAGGTCTGTAATCAGTGCGTGTCTCTGAAACCCGAAGCGACCTATCTCTCCCCTGCACAGCTCTGCATGCCGCGGGCCCTTTGCTCAAAGTGCATGCTCCTCCTCTGAGAGGCTTTAGGTTGAATGCCGGGGCGGGATTCGTGGCTGTGTTGCTGCCCCCCTTGATATGTGCACTTGGTGAGGGATATTTTTAGGGTGCGCAAAGGACAGTCAGCTCAGCTCCTGACGAAAACTAGGCATCACTCTGCTTTTTGTTTGCAAGAGGATCTGCTGGATCGTGCTGAATCT contains:
- the LOC125904025 gene encoding uncharacterized protein LOC125904025 isoform X1 produces the protein MDEVQKWGVAGKPGEERKTHGEQQQPSKTPLWKNWRDLSGVTICIAVCVLCLGVCIVDHVRTSEFQSRVVSLEQQQFSAWMLSLEQVEPVILGRLEQILEEKLAARLPKTREMREATHNCLCPPGNHKCHEKMEGVGTSISTGMVLFLASTMTC
- the LOC125904025 gene encoding collagen alpha-1(XXIII) chain-like isoform X2; the protein is MDEVQKWGVAGKPGEERKTHGEQQQPSKTPLWKNWRDLSGVTICIAVCVLCLGVCIVDHVRTSEFQSRVVSLEQQQFSAWMLSLEQVEPVILGRLEQILEEKLAARLPKTREMREATHNCLCPPGPPVSRPDPL